The Periplaneta americana isolate PAMFEO1 chromosome 16, P.americana_PAMFEO1_priV1, whole genome shotgun sequence genome segment AATTCGTTACTCTCGTTCTTGATTGCTTTTAATAAACTTTCTTCAGCAGCTCACTTTCTGCAAACGAATGTGATATTCTTAATTACCTCTTTCAGTTGTAATGGATGTGACCAATATGGAACCCGAGGTCGATCCATTGGCTGTACAAATGAGTGATAACACGAATGTAGAAGAGAAGAAACCTTTATCAGAGGTAAATTGAAAGTCATTACTATATAATATCTGTATGTGATATGTGTAACAATGTAACATACGATGACGATGTTAATATTATTGCACGTAAGAACATATTGTCAACTGCCGAATAGGCTTAAACACAGTAATGCTGATATAGGCTACCTGCAGTTTGGCAACTCTGATAGGTCAGTGTTGATGAACAGATGGTTGATTCTCTTGTTAAAGAagaacataatatatattatattagcaAGTAGAAATGAAGTTCTGCGTGTGAGACCCAAAGAACAGTTTGTAACACTGCGATAGGCtatattaatcatattatttatCATGTATTTGTATTCTGCAGGAAGGAAACTTATTCTCTGAGCATATGATTCGGATAAAGGAAGAGTGCGTGGACCAGAGTTACGATATTACTTCAGATATGAAAGTTGAAGAAACTCAAATGCCAGTTAATTTCCATTTTGTGAAGTGTGAACCTCAGGTGAGTGAGATGCTAGTTCTTTTTCTACTGATAATTATCTTGTAATCCATTCATTCGACACCATCCCTTTACATCTGTACCAACTATGTTTTTCCTTATGTGATGAATTCACTTACATCTTCACTGCAATGTAAGTTAAGTTGTGTATTTCGTTTtcgaaatacaataaattttgatTGCAGTAAGAGTCAAACTTTTTATTTCAAACAACTTAATTTATCTGTCTACTCTTAGTGGTGGCATGGAACAAGATCCTCGAATATACAGTACGGGTGATCCAGAAGGCTTCACCCATACTTCAGTAGTGTACCAAGTGGGACCtcgtcagtggcggctcgtaaccAAATTATTTGGCGGGGCACAACTTAAAACACTAACCTGTTGGATTAATTGAACCCATAGGTTCCTCACTACACGAACATAGGCTTGCCGTACTGAAAATTGCTGAAAATTTCAAtagcaaaatgtaaatataaagaatGCATTATACACTAACCTTTCTATTTATAGACGAAGTCCATTCTTCTATCCTTAGCTCGAACAAATACTTCGATAAGTCGCTGGTTGAAGTTAGGAATCAAACGCACCATTTTACTGTCAGTCTTTCTAGGCGCGAACTCTGCTGTCGAAAGCTAATTGCCTTCCAATTAGTTCACTAACTTTATCCATATTCAAATGAACAAGTACAGAAGCACACAACGAACACTAATGTAACTAACTTCACActtaaaataaaaaggaagagaATTATTAATAACCCTCAGAATGTTATTATTGCCGCTACGAATCCAAACGTGGGAACCGATAACATGTATTTCGTACGGTCGTCAATGTTGCCAACACTCTTAATAAAAAAGTAGCCTACCGTAATTTTGAATATAGCTAAACTTCTATATTGACAATGTTAAACGGTTTAATTTTGGTACCTAAATTAATCGGAAAACATAGTTAAGCATTGCCTCTGAtatgaaatatagtaattatagtaACTAATCTAAAGAAGCTAGATCTAGCTACAGAATAGCTAAGCTGGCAACTCAATTGGTTCTTCGGGCCATGACAGTGTTAGCATCATATTTCTATACGTAACGCCTTCCTCATCGCGTTCTACACGTTGTTTTAAAACCATTTGCGCATGTGCACAGAATGACCACGCGAATGACTGAGCCCTGGCCGACGCTTCCCCTCTCATCTTCTCACCCCTCCATCCATCACCTCACACTGCTCTTCTTGCACTTGAAACTCTGAGTTG includes the following:
- the LOC138691357 gene encoding uncharacterized protein isoform X4; the encoded protein is MDVTNMEPEVDPLAVQMSDNTNVEEKKPLSEEGNLFSEHMIRIKEECVDQSYDITSDMKVEETQMPVNFHFVKCEPQEQSCSLDTVDGELILKGMSSPDAMLTERTLGTVQHLDKEVHDSKCLMSASWR